The Streptomyces clavuligerus genome includes a region encoding these proteins:
- a CDS encoding RNA polymerase subunit sigma-70 — MWSSAEDQRTAEAIRAGDQSAFGELAARHRHELHVHCYRMLGSFTEAEDMVQETLLRAWDKRTTFEGRSGFRAWLYRIATNACLDTLARRRRRTTAAVDSGGGPAASVAAEVTWLQPCPDRLLDLAAPAAAEPETAAIGRETIELAFLAAIQHLPPRQRAVLVLRDAAGLPAQETADTLEMSVPSVKSALQRARATLREHLPEKRTDWNAATGPTPAERALLDRYVAACRRSDLPALTALLHEDARQCMPPAHLVFSGREAILDMWRPVLEGEGSWGVWYSRTLEVNRQPAAVNYVRRPGAERYTAVNIDVLRIENGLITDITTFGPELLPAAGLSATLDPADLDPADPDPGM, encoded by the coding sequence ATGTGGTCCTCGGCCGAGGACCAGCGGACCGCGGAGGCCATCAGAGCGGGGGACCAGTCCGCGTTCGGTGAGCTGGCAGCACGCCACCGCCATGAACTCCATGTCCACTGCTACCGGATGCTCGGGTCCTTCACGGAGGCCGAGGACATGGTGCAGGAAACGTTACTGCGGGCCTGGGACAAGCGCACGACCTTCGAGGGGCGCTCCGGTTTCCGCGCCTGGCTCTACCGGATCGCCACCAATGCCTGCCTCGACACCCTGGCCCGGCGACGGCGCCGGACCACGGCGGCGGTCGACAGCGGTGGCGGACCTGCGGCCTCGGTCGCGGCCGAGGTCACCTGGCTCCAGCCCTGCCCCGATCGGCTGCTCGACCTCGCCGCGCCCGCGGCGGCGGAGCCGGAGACCGCCGCCATCGGACGGGAGACGATCGAGCTGGCGTTCCTGGCGGCGATCCAGCATCTGCCGCCGCGTCAGCGGGCCGTCCTGGTGCTGCGGGACGCCGCCGGGCTGCCCGCCCAGGAGACCGCCGACACGCTGGAGATGAGCGTTCCCTCGGTCAAGAGCGCGCTTCAGCGCGCCCGCGCGACCCTGCGGGAGCATCTGCCCGAGAAACGTACGGACTGGAACGCGGCCACCGGTCCGACCCCGGCCGAACGGGCGCTGCTCGACCGGTATGTCGCCGCCTGCCGACGCTCCGACCTGCCCGCACTCACCGCGCTGCTGCACGAGGACGCGCGTCAGTGCATGCCTCCGGCGCATCTGGTGTTCAGCGGGCGGGAAGCGATCCTGGACATGTGGCGGCCGGTCCTGGAGGGCGAGGGCTCCTGGGGGGTCTGGTACTCGCGGACGCTGGAGGTGAACCGGCAGCCCGCCGCCGTGAACTATGTACGCCGTCCCGGCGCGGAGCGGTACACCGCCGTCAACATCGACGTCCTGCGGATCGAGAACGGTCTGATCACCGACATCACGACCTTTGGACCCGAGTTGCTGCCCGCCGCGGGCCTCTCCGCCACGCTCGACCCGGCGGATCTGGACCCGGCGGACCCCGACCCCGGCATGTGA
- a CDS encoding aminoglycoside phosphotransferase family protein, which translates to MSSSTLIDVPDVFAASYGTQGPEARAWLVELPRIGGEFLDRWRLRPDGPPAHGMASLVLPVLREDGTPAVLKLQQLREETAHTATGLLAWRGEGVVRLLDHDERSATQLLERLDAARTLSSLDDDDTAMAALAGLLARLTAVAAPIGVRKLSGIAAAMLERTPEAVTRLGDPAERRLVEVCASAVAELIGESGDRLLHWDLHYDNVLAARREPWLAIDPEPLAGDPGFELLPALDSAWEKVAASGGPGVTRTVLRRFDLLTGALGLERDRAVGWTLGRVLQNALWDIEDGKVALEPTQVAIATALLEHRSAR; encoded by the coding sequence ATGTCCTCATCGACACTGATCGATGTCCCCGACGTGTTCGCCGCGTCGTACGGCACCCAGGGCCCCGAGGCCCGTGCCTGGCTCGTGGAGCTCCCCCGCATCGGCGGTGAGTTCCTGGACCGATGGCGGCTCCGGCCGGACGGCCCGCCGGCCCATGGCATGGCCTCCCTGGTGCTCCCCGTGCTCCGGGAGGACGGCACGCCCGCCGTGCTCAAGCTCCAGCAGCTCCGCGAGGAGACCGCCCACACCGCCACGGGCCTGCTGGCCTGGCGCGGCGAGGGCGTCGTCCGGCTGCTCGACCACGACGAGAGGAGCGCGACCCAGCTCCTGGAACGGCTCGACGCGGCCCGGACCCTGTCGTCGCTGGACGACGACGACACGGCCATGGCGGCGCTGGCGGGGCTGCTGGCCCGGCTGACGGCGGTGGCCGCGCCCATCGGAGTGCGGAAACTCTCGGGCATCGCGGCGGCGATGCTGGAGCGGACCCCCGAGGCGGTCACCCGGCTGGGCGACCCGGCCGAGCGGCGGCTTGTGGAGGTGTGCGCGTCCGCCGTCGCCGAGCTGATCGGGGAGAGCGGCGACCGGCTGCTCCACTGGGATCTGCACTACGACAACGTGCTCGCGGCCCGGCGGGAGCCCTGGCTCGCGATCGACCCCGAACCGCTCGCGGGCGACCCCGGCTTTGAACTGCTTCCGGCGCTGGACAGCGCCTGGGAGAAGGTCGCGGCCTCGGGCGGGCCCGGGGTGACACGGACGGTGCTGCGGCGGTTCGACCTGCTGACCGGCGCGCTCGGTCTGGAACGGGACCGGGCCGTGGGCTGGACGCTGGGGCGGGTGCTCCAGAACGCCCTGTGGGACATCGAGGACGGCAAGGTCGCGCTGGAGCCGACGCAGGTGGCCATCGCCACCGCGCTGCTGGAGCACCGCAGCGCGCGCTGA
- a CDS encoding glycoside hydrolase domain-containing protein, translating to MADEMVRRAQAFINAAYDGKLGIGHLPENGETGWKTMFALTRALQYELGIATLSDTFGPTTLSTLQTKYPILNASTVPSANFARIIQSALYCKGYDGGEIDGRYNSRVIASILKLKQNMGVDFAYPGSDLVPKVFKGLLNMDAYTTVNGGSNTIRGVQQWLNGNYVHRRDFFIIPADGHHSRDVAKSMLFAVQYELGMADGTANGVFGPGTQAGLKNHPVASGDSNTWVRLFSAGMVLNQRPTAFTGTFTSALASAVSDFQAFVKLPVNGRGDFSTWASLLVSHGDQSRKGAACDGVTRITPERAATLKAEGITYIGRYLTNPTGGKPYEKEIQEGELATIAANGLRCFPIYQTYGRDASDFSYIAGRTAGQAAINAALDHGFKPGTRIFFAVDFDALLEDIVNNVLPHFKGIQDAIADDGNRFQIGAYGPRNVCTRVAEAGHSTASFVSDMSSGFSGNFGYPLPADWAYDQIVTRTVGTGAGSIEIDVNIASGRDTGQGTFNTPRTAKPDTRLDPSVTTAMMTDVGKYMESLGYPNSGGTRSYQHWKCFQTTVLDHDQVITELSNRHKMRKALIQTTAYWEMRHIDPADEAAWATVIAAFNTTGKYIRDTSTGIAKQRAVTLIGAWNHGLTKGYVTGRPILDVGRDEDKYNIWKKAYDDQAFALTSVAVIHMWDIDGKPGGDDNSPAIGPPRLNFNDREIYEVLRRYQGPPVEPALGEAKKRMGLYYIMEKYNSISRNV from the coding sequence ATGGCCGACGAGATGGTGCGCAGAGCACAGGCGTTCATCAACGCCGCCTATGACGGAAAACTGGGCATAGGCCACCTTCCCGAGAACGGGGAGACGGGCTGGAAGACGATGTTTGCCCTGACCCGAGCCCTTCAGTACGAGCTGGGCATCGCTACACTGTCGGACACGTTCGGCCCGACGACTCTGTCCACGCTCCAGACGAAGTACCCCATTCTCAACGCCTCCACGGTGCCGTCCGCGAACTTCGCGAGGATCATTCAGTCCGCCCTGTACTGCAAGGGCTACGACGGTGGTGAAATCGATGGACGGTACAACTCCCGTGTGATTGCGTCGATTCTCAAGCTGAAGCAGAACATGGGTGTGGACTTCGCCTACCCCGGCAGTGACCTGGTGCCGAAGGTGTTCAAGGGTCTCCTCAACATGGACGCCTACACGACCGTCAACGGCGGTTCGAACACCATTCGGGGCGTGCAGCAGTGGCTGAACGGAAATTATGTCCACCGCAGGGACTTCTTCATCATCCCGGCCGACGGCCATCACTCGCGTGATGTCGCCAAATCCATGCTGTTCGCCGTGCAGTACGAGCTCGGCATGGCCGACGGCACGGCCAACGGGGTCTTCGGTCCGGGGACCCAGGCCGGGCTGAAGAACCACCCCGTCGCCTCCGGTGACTCCAATACCTGGGTACGGCTGTTCTCGGCCGGGATGGTCCTCAACCAGCGTCCCACCGCTTTCACCGGTACCTTCACCAGCGCTCTCGCGTCGGCTGTTTCCGACTTCCAGGCTTTTGTGAAACTCCCGGTCAACGGCAGGGGAGACTTCTCGACCTGGGCCTCACTGCTGGTCTCCCACGGGGACCAGTCCCGCAAGGGCGCGGCGTGCGACGGGGTCACGAGGATCACACCGGAACGGGCCGCCACGCTGAAGGCCGAAGGCATCACCTACATCGGGCGCTACCTCACGAATCCCACGGGAGGAAAGCCCTATGAGAAGGAGATCCAGGAGGGCGAGCTCGCGACCATCGCGGCCAACGGTCTACGCTGCTTCCCCATCTACCAGACTTACGGCCGTGACGCCTCCGACTTCAGCTACATCGCCGGCCGGACCGCCGGGCAGGCTGCGATCAACGCGGCTCTGGACCACGGCTTCAAGCCCGGTACGCGAATCTTCTTCGCGGTCGACTTCGATGCCCTTCTGGAAGACATCGTCAACAACGTCCTGCCGCATTTCAAGGGCATCCAGGACGCGATAGCCGACGACGGCAACCGATTCCAGATCGGTGCCTACGGCCCGCGCAATGTATGCACGCGCGTCGCCGAGGCCGGTCACTCCACGGCCTCCTTCGTCTCCGATATGTCATCCGGATTCTCCGGGAACTTCGGCTATCCACTCCCGGCCGACTGGGCCTACGACCAGATCGTCACACGCACCGTCGGCACCGGGGCCGGGTCGATCGAGATCGATGTCAACATCGCCTCGGGACGCGACACCGGACAGGGCACGTTCAACACACCGCGCACGGCCAAGCCCGACACCCGTCTCGACCCGTCGGTGACCACGGCGATGATGACCGACGTGGGCAAGTACATGGAATCCCTCGGCTACCCCAACAGCGGCGGCACCAGGAGCTATCAGCACTGGAAGTGCTTCCAGACAACCGTGCTGGACCATGACCAGGTCATCACGGAGCTGTCGAACAGGCACAAGATGCGCAAGGCGCTCATCCAGACCACGGCGTACTGGGAGATGCGGCACATCGACCCTGCCGATGAAGCGGCCTGGGCGACCGTGATCGCCGCGTTCAATACCACGGGGAAGTACATCAGGGACACCTCCACGGGAATCGCCAAACAGCGGGCGGTGACGCTCATCGGCGCCTGGAACCACGGCCTCACCAAGGGTTATGTGACGGGTCGCCCGATTCTTGACGTCGGCAGGGACGAGGACAAGTACAACATCTGGAAAAAGGCGTACGACGACCAGGCGTTCGCGCTCACCAGCGTCGCCGTGATCCATATGTGGGACATCGACGGAAAGCCCGGCGGGGACGACAACTCGCCCGCGATCGGCCCGCCGCGTCTGAACTTCAACGACCGGGAGATCTACGAGGTCCTGCGTCGCTACCAGGGTCCTCCCGTCGAGCCTGCGCTCGGCGAGGCAAAGAAGCGGATGGGGTTGTACTACATCATGGAGAAGTACAACTCGATCTCCCGGAACGTGTGA
- a CDS encoding flavodoxin family protein, producing the protein MITDEHPWTGRSFLFLLGSSRPGGNTETLARAAAEHLPADIPQRWVDLNELPLPDFQDGRHETGEWPVEETEQMLREATLEATDVVLATPLYWYTVSAQTKRYLDYWSGWLGTPGLDFKKHMAGRTLWGVTVMAERQENRADTLTETLNSTAAYMGMRFGGVLLGNGSRPGQVRNDERALRRAEDFFHREAPLAEFPRVESTAGVV; encoded by the coding sequence ATGATCACCGACGAGCACCCCTGGACCGGCCGCTCCTTCCTCTTTCTCCTCGGCAGCTCTCGCCCCGGCGGCAACACCGAGACCCTCGCCCGCGCCGCCGCCGAACACCTGCCCGCCGACATCCCCCAGCGCTGGGTGGACCTGAACGAACTGCCGCTGCCCGACTTCCAGGACGGACGCCACGAGACCGGGGAGTGGCCCGTCGAGGAGACCGAGCAGATGCTGCGCGAGGCCACGCTGGAGGCCACGGACGTCGTGCTGGCCACGCCGCTGTACTGGTACACGGTGTCCGCGCAGACCAAGCGCTATCTCGACTACTGGTCCGGCTGGCTGGGCACGCCCGGCCTGGACTTCAAGAAACACATGGCGGGCCGGACCCTGTGGGGCGTGACGGTCATGGCCGAGCGCCAGGAGAACCGCGCCGACACCCTCACGGAAACCCTCAACAGCACCGCCGCGTACATGGGAATGCGCTTCGGCGGCGTCCTGCTCGGCAATGGCTCCCGCCCCGGCCAGGTGCGCAACGACGAGCGGGCACTGCGCCGCGCCGAGGATTTCTTCCACCGCGAGGCCCCGCTCGCCGAATTCCCCCGCGTGGAGTCGACGGCCGGTGTCGTCTGA
- a CDS encoding dihydrofolate reductase family protein: MPQQTSRRRVVTNIALSLDGRYAGPDPLDSGWVLPYAVTDVASDHLTSLWTPATTALLGRVNAEGFLAHWPTVIGAEGTDPRHEAFARWLVDTDKVVLSSSRTEAPWERTTLVDKPAAEVVDELKETDGGDILVLSSASVIKPLLAADRVDRLALTVFPVFLGAGPRLFDADLPAGKWSLVSEAAGEHGTLCLVYDRVR, translated from the coding sequence GTGCCCCAGCAGACCTCCCGCCGCCGTGTCGTCACCAACATCGCCCTGTCCCTCGACGGCCGCTACGCCGGGCCCGACCCGCTGGACAGCGGCTGGGTGCTGCCCTACGCCGTCACCGATGTCGCGAGCGACCATCTGACCAGCCTCTGGACACCCGCCACGACGGCCCTGCTCGGACGGGTCAACGCCGAGGGCTTCCTCGCCCACTGGCCCACCGTCATCGGCGCGGAGGGAACCGACCCCCGCCACGAGGCGTTCGCGCGGTGGCTAGTCGACACCGACAAGGTGGTCCTCTCCTCCAGCCGCACCGAGGCGCCGTGGGAGCGGACGACCCTCGTGGACAAGCCCGCCGCCGAAGTCGTCGACGAGCTGAAGGAGACCGACGGCGGCGACATACTCGTCCTCTCCAGCGCGAGCGTCATCAAGCCCCTGCTGGCTGCCGACCGCGTGGACCGGCTGGCGCTCACGGTCTTCCCCGTCTTCCTCGGCGCCGGGCCGCGCCTCTTCGACGCCGACCTCCCCGCCGGGAAGTGGTCGCTGGTCAGCGAGGCGGCGGGTGAGCACGGCACGCTGTGCCTCGTCTACGACCGCGTCCGCTGA
- a CDS encoding metalloregulator ArsR/SmtB family transcription factor, protein MDALLTALADPARWRLVALLAERPRPVGVLARLAEARQPQTTKHLQTLERAGVVTSQRSGQRRVYTLRPAVLRELAAELDRLADAADRATGAGTAHDRYGLSLHTERSTAREAGEGWADGRSFRFLRPLAAGIGPVWRHLTESPLLAHWWTPDELRVSELVFEPRPGGRIVLEYRDTEDTDGSDPVVGRAEGTVDDVRPGERLSYRLSPLLPDGGTAFTAQVDLDLRPMGTGTGTGTGTGGTGAGTELDVHYRITGSTADSADFVAGIEIGFGQSLDRLRETLAEGPAEAPDTS, encoded by the coding sequence ATGGACGCACTCCTCACCGCGCTGGCCGACCCGGCCCGCTGGCGGCTCGTGGCCCTGCTGGCCGAGCGCCCCCGCCCGGTCGGCGTTCTCGCCCGGCTCGCCGAGGCGCGTCAGCCGCAGACGACCAAGCACCTCCAGACCCTGGAGCGCGCGGGCGTCGTCACCTCCCAACGCTCCGGCCAGCGCCGCGTGTACACACTGCGGCCCGCTGTCCTGCGGGAGCTGGCCGCCGAGCTGGACCGGCTCGCCGACGCGGCCGACCGGGCCACCGGGGCGGGCACCGCCCATGACCGCTATGGGCTCAGCCTGCACACGGAGAGGTCCACCGCCCGGGAAGCGGGGGAGGGGTGGGCCGATGGCCGCTCGTTCCGCTTCCTCCGGCCGCTGGCGGCGGGCATCGGGCCGGTGTGGCGCCATCTCACCGAGTCACCCCTGCTCGCGCACTGGTGGACACCCGACGAGCTGCGCGTGTCCGAGCTGGTCTTCGAGCCGCGGCCGGGCGGCCGGATCGTCCTGGAGTACCGCGACACCGAGGACACCGACGGATCGGACCCGGTCGTCGGGCGCGCGGAGGGGACCGTCGACGACGTACGCCCCGGCGAGCGCCTCTCCTATCGGCTCTCCCCGCTGCTTCCCGATGGCGGCACCGCGTTCACCGCGCAGGTCGACCTGGACCTGCGGCCGATGGGCACCGGTACCGGCACTGGCACTGGCACCGGCGGGACAGGCGCCGGTACGGAGCTGGACGTCCACTACCGGATCACCGGCAGCACGGCCGACTCCGCGGACTTCGTCGCGGGCATAGAGATCGGTTTCGGCCAGAGCCTCGACAGGCTCAGGGAAACCCTCGCGGAGGGTCCTGCCGAGGCGCCGGACACCTCCTGA